TCGCGCAAAAAGTTGATTTTCTGAAACGCGGCCCCCAGGCGGCGGGCGGGTTGGCGCAGGCGCTCAAACTGGGCATCGTCGCCCTCGCAAAACACGCGCAGGCACATCAGCCCCACCACCTCGGCCGAGCCGTAGATGTACTCGTTGTAGAGCGGCTCGTTGTAACAGATATCCTCGAGGTCCATGGCCATGCTGTGCAGAAACGCATCGATAAACTCGCGGTCGATGCCGTAGCGGTGCACGGCCAGCTGAAAGGCGTGCAGCACGGGGTTCATGCTGAACTGCTCGTCGATGGCGCGATGGGTTTCCGAGCGAAACTCGCGCAGCAGCGCGGTTTTGTCGCGGTCGTGGAAGGTATCCACGATTTCATCGGCCCAGCGCACAAAGCCATACACGGCGTAAATGGCCTCGTGAAAGCGCGCATCGAGGCTACGAATGCCCAGCGTGAAGGAAGTGCTGTAGCGCTTGGTGATGAGCTTGCTGCACCCCAGGCTGGCTTGGTCGAAAAGGGCCACGTGGTCCGCAACGGGCGGCGGCGAAACGGCGGGTGAAAAGGTGGCCATGCTGGAAATGTGGTGTGGTGCTTGGTACTACGCAACAAAGAAGCCCGACGGTGGCCTGCGGCAAGGCCAGCCGCGCTACTGGCTTAATAATTTACTCATTATCAACTTACAAGCGCATTTTCCTTCTCTACCTCGCCGGCTACCACCTGCCCCGAAATAAGCGAAGGCGGCACGCCCGGCCCGGGCACCGTTAGCTGCCCCGTAAAGTACAGGTTGCTGATTTTGGGGCTTTTGAGCGTAGGCTTGAGAATGGCCGTCTGGCGCAAGGTGTTGGCCAGCCCGTAGGCGTTGCCTTTGAAGGCGTGGTA
The sequence above is drawn from the Hymenobacter sp. YIM 151858-1 genome and encodes:
- a CDS encoding phytoene/squalene synthase family protein, which translates into the protein MATFSPAVSPPPVADHVALFDQASLGCSKLITKRYSTSFTLGIRSLDARFHEAIYAVYGFVRWADEIVDTFHDRDKTALLREFRSETHRAIDEQFSMNPVLHAFQLAVHRYGIDREFIDAFLHSMAMDLEDICYNEPLYNEYIYGSAEVVGLMCLRVFCEGDDAQFERLRQPARRLGAAFQKINFLRDLRSDYEDRGRVYFPGVCYEQFDDACKRRIEDDIKADFDAGYAGIVQLPRSARLGVYLAYVYYLKLFATIRALPAQRILAGRVRVPDNTKLLLLVGSYFRYRLRAI